The following nucleotide sequence is from Dyella sp. BiH032.
ATCCCGACGGCGCACCCATTGCCAACGTACTGCGTGGCGACATCGACCGCGCCTCCGGCGAGCTGGTGTTCCAGGCGGCCAAGGCCGGTACCTACGCTGTGTACTACCAGCCCTATGTCAGCAACGGTCGCAGCAACTACCCCGTGGTGGGCTACGCCGCGCCGAAGGATTCGGCCGACGACACCTGGGCGGACCGGTTCGACCAGCCATCCGCCTGGCGCAAGCTGCCGCAAGCCAAGGTGCTGCGCTACGAAGCCGTGGACGACTTCGACGCCTACACCGACATGGAACGCACCGCCACGCCGGCCGAACTGGACGCGCTGCTGGCGAAGCAGAACGGGCCGCTGCTGCTGTTCCCCGAGACGCGCGCCCACCCCGTACGCATGTTCGACACGCTGCCCGCCGCCTGGGCACAGCGCGGTCCCGGGGGGACGTTGAGCGATACCGCCCAACGCGGCGAATATCTCAGTTTCCAGGTCGGCCTGTGGTCGCCGCGCGCGCAGATCAACGAGGTGCGCGTGGCCTTCGCCGATCTGCACGGTCCCGACGGCGCCACGATTCCAGCGACGGCGCTGACCTGCTTCAACCTCCGTGGCACCGACTACACCGGCCGTCCGTTCACTGCGCGCGTCGACCTGCCGATGGGGCGAATGCAGCCCTTGTGGATGGGGCTGGACGTTCCCGCCGATGCGAAACCTGGGCTCTATCAGGGCGAGGTGACCATCGGTGCCGAGGGCGTGGAGCCGCAGCGGGTGCCGTTGGCGATCACGGTGAGCGATGGCATCGCCGTCGCGCATGGCGACGACGATCCGTTCAAGCTCACCCGTCTGCGCTGGCTCGATTCCACGCTGGCGCAGGACGACACGCTGGTGAAGCCCTTCACCGCGATCACGGTGAAGGGCGGCGAACTCGGCATCCTCGGCCGCGATATCACGCTGGCCGACAACGGCCTGCCGGCGCAGATCCACAGCCGCTTCGACGAGCGCATGACGGGCTTCGCGAAACAGCCCCGCGCGCTGCTGCAGGCGCCGATGCAACTGCTGGTGGAGGACGCATCGGGCGTGCATGCGCTGACCGCCAAAGGGGCACCGAAGGTCGAGACGGACGGCCCCGCGAGAGTGCACTGGACGGTGACCGGCAACGCCGGCCCGGTGCGCGGCGAGGTCAAGGCGTCGCTGGAGGCGGACGGCACACTGCAGTACGCCATCGCCCTGCAAGCCGACCGGGAGACCGCCATCGGCGACGTGCGCCTGGAGATCCCGTTGCGCGGAGACGTGGCGCGCTACCAGCTCGGCCTCGGCCAGCAGGGCGGCGAGGCGCCGGCGTCCTACAGTTGGCACTGGAATGTGCGCAACAACCAGGACGGCGCATGGATCGGCGCCGTGAATGCCGGCTTGGAGTTCCACCTGCGCGACGAACATTACCTGCGCCCGCTCAATACGAACTTCTACCAGCAGCAACCCTTGCGCATTCCCGCGTCGTGGGACAACGGCGGGCAGGGCGGCATCGAGCTGGCGCGCGACAAGGACCGCTACCTGGTCAGGGCCTTCAGCGGCCCGCGCACGATGCAAGCCGGGCAGACGCTGCGCTACGACGTCGTCCTGCGCGTCACGCCGTTCAAGACCATCCAGCCAGCGAAGCACTTCAGCGAACGCTTCTTCCACAAGTACGGCGACCTCGACGCGATCAAGGCCGACGGCGCCAACGTGGTGAACATCCACCATGCCACGCCGATCAATCCATGGATCAACTATCCGTTCCTGGAAGCGGAGGCGATGCGCCGGTACATCGAGGCGGCACATCAGCGCGGCATGCGGGTCAAGATCTACGACACCGTGCGCGAACTCTCCGACCGTGCCCCCGAACTGCCCATGCTCGAATCGCTGGGGCACGAAGTGATCAGCGCCGGTAAGGGTGGTGGCTTCTCCTGGCTGCAGGAACATCTCGACGGCGACTACATCGCCGCATGGCACGTGCCGGAAAATCGCGACGCAGCGGTGATCAACGCCGGCCAGAGCCGCTGGCACAACCACTACATCGAAGGCCTGGACTGGCTGGCGCGCAACGAGGGCATCGATGGCCTCTATCTCGACGACGTCGCCTACGACCGCACCACCATGAAGCGCGTGCGCAAGGTGCTGCAGGCGCATCGCGCGGATCCGTTGATCGACCTGCACTCGGCCAACCAGTACAACCCGCGCGACGGCTACATCAACAGCGCGCTGCTCTACATGGAGCTGTTCCCCTATATCGACCGCCTGTGGTTCGGCGAGTATTTCGACTACGAGAAGACCTCGCCGTCGTACTGGCTCACCGAGATTTCCGGCATCCCATACGGCCTCATGGGCGAGATGCTGCAGAACAACGGCAACCCCTGGCGCGGCATGGTGTTCGGCATGACCAGCCGGCTCGGCTGGTCGCCCGGCAGCGATCCGCGCCCGTTGTGGAAGCTGTGGGACGAGTTCGGCATTGCCAAGGCCGAGATGATCGGCTGGTGGGTGCACGATGCGCCCGTGCGGACGGGACGCGAGGATGTGCTCGCCACCAGCTACGTGCGCAAGGGGCAGGGCACGTTGATCGCGCTTGCCTCATGGGCGACGGAGAAGGCCGACGCGAAGCTGGCGATCGACTGGAAGGCGCTGGGCCTGAATCCGGCCAAGGCGACGCTGGTCGCGCCCGCCGTGCCCGGCTTCCAGCCCGCGGCCAAGTTCAAGCCGGGCGAGCCGATTCCCATCGAGCCGGGCAAGGGCTGGCTGTTGCAGGTGCAGTGAGGCGAGCGGTCGCCGTCCGGTCGATCGGGCCGGGCGGAGGTTCTATCCTTGGCGGACGCGCCTCCCCGCGGCGTGTCTTCCGAGGAACGCCATGCAAGACCAGGCAGCCGCCGCCGCGCGCGCGGACGGCGACTTCATTCGCCACGGCACGCCGCTGTTCCGGCGCACCAATCTCGCGCTGTTCGCCGCCGGCATCGCCACCTTCGGCCTGCTCTATTGCGTGCAGCCGCTGATGCCGGAGTTCAGCAAGACGTTCGGCGTCAATGCCGCCGGCGCGGCGCTGTCGTTGTCGCTCACCACTGGCGTGCTCGCCGTCGCCATGCTCGTGGCCGGCGCGGTGTCGGACGCGTGGGGGCGCAAATCGGTGATGACCGTGTCACTGCTTGCGTCTTCCGTACTGGTGCTCGCCACGGCCGCGGTGCACGACTGGCACTTGCTGCTGGTGCTGCGGACTTTGCTCGGCCTCACCTTGAGCGGCCTTCCGGCCGTCGCGATGACCTACCTCAGCGAGGAGATGCATCCGGAGTCGATCGGCCTGGGCATGGGCCTGTACATCAGCGGCAATGCGATCGGCGGCATGGGCGGACGCCTGGTCGCGGGCGTGCTGGCGGATTTCGTGGGCTGGCGTGCCGGCGTGGGCGCTGTCGGCGCGATCGGCCTGCTGGCGGGCCTGGTGTTCTGGCGCAGCCTGCCGCCCTCCCGCCACTTCACGGTGCAACCGTTCGAATGGCGCGTCTTGCGCGAGCGCTTCGTCGGCGCCTTCCGCGACGCAGGCCTGCCCTGGCTGTTCGCCGAGGGCTTCCTGCTGCTGGGTGCGTTCGTCACGGTCTACAACTTCATCGGTTATCGCCTGCTGGCCCCGCCATATGGCCTGAGCCAGGCCGTGGTGGGCCTGATCTTCAGCGTGTACCTGATCGGCACGTTCAGTTCCGCGTGGATGGGCCACCTGGCGGGCAAGCTTGGGCGGCGCAAGGTGCTGTGGACTGCGTTCGCGCTGATGCTGGGGGGCGTGCTGCTGACGCTGACATCGCCGTTGATCCTGATCGTGCTGGGCATCGTGGCGATCACGTTCGGCTTCTTCGGCGGGCACTCGATCGCGAGCAGCTGGGTGGGGCGGCGCGCGGGTGCGGCGAAGGCGCAGGCCTCGTCGATGTACCTGTTCTCTTACTACATGGGTTCGAGCCTGGCTGGCGCGGGCGGCGGGCTGTTTTATGCCTCCCGCGGCTGGAATGGCGTGGCGGCGTTCGTGGGGGTGCTGGTGTTGGGTGGGTTATTGATCGCGTGGCGGCTGCGGGGGTTGGTGCCGTTGCCGGGGCCGCCGTCGAAGGGGGATGAGCCGCCGTTGGCGGAGGTTTGATGGGGGCGCTGGCGCGAGCGCTGTAGGTTGGGGTGAGCTTGCGAAGCCCATCGGGCGCTCAGGGTCGCCTTGCCCTTACCTACTCGTTATTCCGGCGTGGGCCGGAACCCAGGGGCGATATCGCTCGAATGTCGCGACGTGGTCGCCAGTGGTGTCTCGCCCCTCGCGGGGCGAGGGTTTCGCTCTCCTGCCGGAGAGCGAGTTACTTCTTCTTGCTTGCCCAAGAAGAAGTAACCAAGAAGAAGGGCCCCCTGCGCGGCGCCCTCCGCAGCCTTCGCTGCTGCGGGTGCGTTGAGGGCTGGCCGGGCTTTTCGATCGGGCATCCTTGCCCTGATCGAAAAGGCGGGGACGTCCTGTCCCCGCCCGCCTGCGGCGGCCTGATCGTCCAGCCCTCACCGCCGCGAAGGGAACCCGGGAGATCAAGAGCGTTACGGAGCATCGCTTCGCTCGCTCTTGTTTAGTTTTCGCCTCGGTACCGCACTTCTCCTTCTCCCCGCCGGGGAGAAGGCGGGATGAGGGGCCCTACGAAGCGCAGCGCTCATCCCCTTACACCAGGCTCACTGCACCTCGACCTTCAACGCCCCCTTGATCGCCTCGTAATCCCCATCGTTCTTCACCGGCGTCACGCCCAGCAGATGCGTCATCAACGGATAAACGTCCACGTTGGAGATCGCCGGCAGCATCTCGCCCTGGCGGAAGGCGGGGCCGTGGGCGACGAACAGGGCTTGCATGGTCGGGTCGGTGTTGTCGTAGCCATGCTCGCCGAGGCTGAGCTTGCCGCCGTTCTTGAGACGCTTGGCCAGGCTCTCGGTGGTGGCGATGCGCCAGCCGACGTCGGCGAGGCAGACCAGCTGCGGTACGCGGGGGTTGCTGCCATAGACGAAGCGGGCGGGGATGCGGGTCTTGTCCCAGCACTGCATGTGCTTCTGCGGCTTTTCCAGCTTGGCCTCGATCTTGGCGAAATCGTGTCCGTCCTTCGGATTGAAGCCGGCAAGTACGCCCAGGCTGACTACCTGCACATGGTCGAGCGGGATCAGCTTGTCCACCATCACGTTGTGCTTCGCCGCCACGTTGGCCATGCCGTGGTCGGACACCACGATCAGGTTGATGCGGTCGAACAGGCCGCGCTGCTTCAGGCCGTCGACCAGGCGTGCGAGGGCAGCGTCCACCTTGGTCATCGCCTCGTTCACCTGCTTGGAATCCGGGCCATAGCTGTGGCCGGCGTGGTCCACGTCGTCGAAGTACAGGGTCAGGAACGTGGGGCGTTCGCCCGCGGGCAGGTCGAGCCAGCCCAGGACCTGATCCACGCGCTGGTCCGGCGTGACCGAGCCGTCATAGGGCAGCCAGTGGTTCGGGCGGTAGTCGTGGATCGCCGCTTCGCTGCCCGGCCAGAACATGGTCGCGGTCTTCAGGCCCTGGCGGCCGGCGCTTTCCCAGATCGGGGTACCTTCCGCCCACCAGCGCCCGTCGCCAGCGGCTTTGCGGTTGCTCAGCGAAAAACCGCCGAGTTCCGGATCCGACATCGTGTTGTTGACCAGGCCGTGATGGTCCGGGCGCAAGCCGGTGACGATGGTGTAGTGGTTTGGGAAGGTGAGCGAAGGGAACGAGGGCTGCATGGCCTGCGCGCGCACGCCTTCCCGCGCCAGCGCGGCGAGCGTCGGGGTAAACCCGCGCTGAAGATAGTCGGTGCGGAACCCGTCGATCGAAATCAGCAACAACGGCGCCGGGGCCGGCTTGGCGGCAACCTGCGCGGCAGGCGGGGCCGGCGGCTGCGTGGCACACCCGGCGCTGAACGCCGCAACGGAACACAACAAGAGGCGAAACAGGAATTTCATGCGCGAGTCCATACGATGTTTTCAGGCAATCCGACCATGATCGCGCACCCTTATGACCATTACATCTCCATCCATGCAGCGCCGCGCCGGCCTCCTCGCGCTGGCCCTGTGCCTGGCGCCGGCCGCCGCCATGGCATGGCAGCAGCGCACGCCCACCCAGGCGCCGCCGGTGAACTACAACACCATCCAGACGCAGCAGGCCAACCAGCAGGCGATCCTGACGGATAAGCTGCAGACCAACCAGCTGCTCGAGCAGCAGCGTCAGCGCAACGCCGCCGCCATCCGCCGCCCCGTCCAGAACACCCCCGGCGCCACCCCGCCGCTGGACCTCTCCAACCAGGCCCAGCAAGACCGCTTCAACGCCCGCCAGCGCGACGTCGTCGACCAATACCGCGCCGCCTCCGCCTCCTCGCCGCTGGTGTTGCCGCAACCGTTGCCGCAACCGCCGCCCAAGAAGAACGCGAATACCAATCCGCCTCCCGCGCAACAGGGGCAGCCGCAGCGTTGAGGTGTTGAGTGAGTGGGATTCGGGACTCTAGCTGCTCAGTCGCAAGCCCCCGCCCCTCACCCCGCCTTCTCTCCCACGGGGACTACGTTCGGGTCGCCCAGAGGGGAGAAGGAGAAGTGCGGTACCGAGGCAAGCACAGCTAGTGCGAGCTTTTGCTCTCCCGGGTTCCCTTCGCGGCGGTGAGGGCTGGACGATCAGGCCGCCAAAGGCGGGCGGGGACAGGACGTCCCCGCCTTTTCGATTCGGGCAAGGATGCCCGATCGAAAAGCCCGGCCAGCCCTCAACGCACCCGGAGGTGGCGAAGGCCACCGGAGGGCGCCGCGCAGGGGGCCCTTCTTCTTGGTTACTTCTTCTTGGGCAAGCAAGAAGAAGTAACTCGCTCTCCGGCAGGAGAGCGAAACCCTCGCCCCCGGGAGGGGCGAGACAAGGCTGGCGACCACCTCGCCCCGGTTCCCGGCCTGCGCCGGAATGTTCGCAAGCTCCCCCCAGCCTACGCAACCCGCGCAAGCAAAAACAACGTCCCCGCTCACGCCCTCAGGGCAACGCAAACAAATCCCCCCGCGCCACCCGATCCTCCATCGAAAGCAAAAACCGCTTCGTCGGCAGCCCCCCGCCAAACCCCGTCAGACTCCCATTGCTCCCGATCACCCGGTGACACGGCAACACGATCGGAATCGGATTGCGTCCGTTCGCCGCGCCCACCGCGCGTACCGCCAGCGGTTGCCCGATCCGGCGTGCCAATTCCGCATAGCTGATGGTCACGCCATAGGGGATGCGCCCCAGTTCCTCCCAGACGGCGCGCTGGAACGGCGTGCCGACCGGATGCAGTTTCAGGTCGAAGTGCGTGCGCGCGCCGGCGAAATATTCTTCGAGCTGGCGGCGCGGCTCGGCCAGCCGTTCCGGCGCCAGGATCCAGTCCGGCTGAAGCAGCTTGCGGTGGCGGCCGGTTTCGAACCAGACCTCGCGCAGGCCTTGCGTATCGGCGACCAGGCGCAGTCGGCCGATCGGCGTGGCGAGTTCGTCATACCAGATGCTTGCGGCCGTATTCATGCCTTTCGTTCCTTGGTCCGGCTCTCGCGTGCGGTCTTGTCGCGCTCGGCCGCATCGCTCGCGGCGCGCCACAGATGCATCACCGCGTAGGCACGCCACGGCCGCCAATCCTCGGCCAGCGCGGTGAGCGCCTTGGTGCTTAGTTCAGGGCCGTCGCCGGCCGCGACGCGGCGCAGGATGAGGTCGGCGGCGGGGAACGCGTCGGGATGGCTCAATGCGCGCATGGCCATGTAGTGCGCGGTCCACTCGCCGATGCCGGCCAGTTCCACCCAGCGCGCCACGAACTCGTCCAGCGGCTGTTCGCTGCGGAAGTCGATGCGCCCATCCAGCAGTGCGAGCGCCACGCCCTGCACGGTGTTCGCGCGCGCCGTGGTCAGGCCGACTTCGCGCAGATCGACGTCGACCAGCATTTCCGGACCGGGAAACAGGCGTTCCAGGCCCGGCGCGGCCGGCACCGCCACCGGCGTTCCCCAGCGCTGCACGATGCGCGTGGCCAGCGTGCGTGCCGCGGCCACGCTGACTTGCTGGCCCAGGATGGCGCGTACGGCGATCTCGAACCCGTCCCAGCCGCCCGGCAGGCGCAGGCCGGGGCGGCGCCGGTGCAGCGGCTTCAGCACGTCGCTGGCGCGCATCACGTCGGCGATCGCACGCGGGTCGGCATCGAGATCGAACATGCGCCGCAGCCGGGTGACGATGCCGAGCATCTGCGCGGGCCGCGGGCACAGCAGCTCCAGTTTCAGCGCGTGCTCGCCGCCGGGCCATGCGCTCAGCCGCAGCCAGCCGGGCGCGTCGGCGGGGCCGAACACGCGCGCATAGCTGTGTGCGTCCACCTGTTCGACGCCGGGCAGCGAGCGCGTGCGCAGGAACGCGAGGATCGCCTCGAAGTCGTACGGCGGCCGATAGCCCAGCCGCAGGACGAGTGCGCCGCCGATGGCCTTGGCCGGATGGCGGCGCATGTCGCGCGGCGGCATCCGGTTCGCCTGCTGGAAGGCGGCGTTGAAGCGCCGCAGGCTGCGGAAGCCCGATGCCAGCGCCACGTCAGTGACGGACATGTCGGTTTCGGTGAGCAGCTGCTTGGCGAACAGCAGCCGGCGGGTGGTGTGCACGCTGATCGGCGGCGCGCCCAGGCGCTCGACGAACACGCGGCGGAGCTGGCGCGCACCGATGCCGATGCGCTGCGCGACCGCGTCCAGCGAGTCGTCTTCCAGCGCGCCCTGTTCCATCAGCTTCAGTGCGCGCGCGATCACATGGTCGCCGCGCTGCCAGCTGTCGTTGCCGGGCGACAGTTCCGGGCGACAGCGCAGGCAGGGGCGAAAACCCGCCGCCTCGGCGGCTGCGGCGCTGGCGTAATAGCGCACGTTCTCGGCCTTCGGCGACGGCGCCGGGCACACCGGCCGGCAGTAGATGCGCGTACTGGTGACTGCGGTGAAGAACAGGCCGTCGAAGCGCGCATCGCGGCTGAGCCGCGCCTGCTCGCAGAGGCGGTCGGAGAGGGCTGCGGACGGATCGGGGAGGGCGGACATGCGTGCAGGCTAGCACCGCCCGCACCTCCCGACTCGCCGTTTTCGGACATCAATAGGGCGGCCGGCTTTGGGCTCGCATCGATGGATCCGTGTGGCGACCCAGCGTGATACCAGCGGGGAGGGCGCGCGGCTCGCTACGCTCACCCCGCCCCGAGTGGGCGTCATTTCACCGGCGCCATCAGGTGCTGGTACGGCGTCCCCGCCCACATCACGTACGGCACCGACGTATCCGGGTCGGCCTCCTTGGGATACATGTCGTAGAACGACGGGTTCGCGCCGACCACCATCACGTGCGGGCCCGTCTTCACCCAGTGATTGCTCGCGTCCGGCTTCGTCGCATACGGGTCCGTGTTGCTCGCGTCCGTGCCGCCCGCGAGCATGTACATCAACCCGACCTTGCCGGCCGGCGGCGGCTTGTGGCTCATCCAGGCCTGTGCCCACTCCATCGCGTTCTTGTCCATGCACATCGGGTCCGGCCCCGGGGTTTCCGGGTTGTCGGGCATGCAGGTGAAATCGTTCGTGCCTTTGCGCAGCGTGCGCATCGTGCCGTCCGCATTCATCGCCACGATGGTCGCGCCTTTCGCGACGCCGGCCGGCGCGGCGCGCATCGCGCTGGCGATCAGTTCCGCGTCGCCCGGCGCGTGCTTCGCCGCGGCCTTGTCGGCGGCGGAGGCAGTGCTTGCCAGCAGCAGGGTGGCGACCAGCGCTGCAAGATAAGTCGTGCGTGTCGCGTACATGGGACCCTCCCGTTCGACCGCGACGGCGGCCAAGCCCGGCTTTCCCCTGCGCAAAGTCTGGTCTCGCCCCGATAGCGCGGCAATCGGCCAAACGGACGGTTTTGCCGCA
It contains:
- a CDS encoding glycoside hydrolase domain-containing protein, encoding MRQRRGAWLMAGALLAMAPAVLAADEHGAPALRWDASRFGNHRYLVQVDAPADAVRVEIPWRRRDAHPERVAVIVTDPDGAPIANVLRGDIDRASGELVFQAAKAGTYAVYYQPYVSNGRSNYPVVGYAAPKDSADDTWADRFDQPSAWRKLPQAKVLRYEAVDDFDAYTDMERTATPAELDALLAKQNGPLLLFPETRAHPVRMFDTLPAAWAQRGPGGTLSDTAQRGEYLSFQVGLWSPRAQINEVRVAFADLHGPDGATIPATALTCFNLRGTDYTGRPFTARVDLPMGRMQPLWMGLDVPADAKPGLYQGEVTIGAEGVEPQRVPLAITVSDGIAVAHGDDDPFKLTRLRWLDSTLAQDDTLVKPFTAITVKGGELGILGRDITLADNGLPAQIHSRFDERMTGFAKQPRALLQAPMQLLVEDASGVHALTAKGAPKVETDGPARVHWTVTGNAGPVRGEVKASLEADGTLQYAIALQADRETAIGDVRLEIPLRGDVARYQLGLGQQGGEAPASYSWHWNVRNNQDGAWIGAVNAGLEFHLRDEHYLRPLNTNFYQQQPLRIPASWDNGGQGGIELARDKDRYLVRAFSGPRTMQAGQTLRYDVVLRVTPFKTIQPAKHFSERFFHKYGDLDAIKADGANVVNIHHATPINPWINYPFLEAEAMRRYIEAAHQRGMRVKIYDTVRELSDRAPELPMLESLGHEVISAGKGGGFSWLQEHLDGDYIAAWHVPENRDAAVINAGQSRWHNHYIEGLDWLARNEGIDGLYLDDVAYDRTTMKRVRKVLQAHRADPLIDLHSANQYNPRDGYINSALLYMELFPYIDRLWFGEYFDYEKTSPSYWLTEISGIPYGLMGEMLQNNGNPWRGMVFGMTSRLGWSPGSDPRPLWKLWDEFGIAKAEMIGWWVHDAPVRTGREDVLATSYVRKGQGTLIALASWATEKADAKLAIDWKALGLNPAKATLVAPAVPGFQPAAKFKPGEPIPIEPGKGWLLQVQ
- a CDS encoding MFS transporter: MQDQAAAAARADGDFIRHGTPLFRRTNLALFAAGIATFGLLYCVQPLMPEFSKTFGVNAAGAALSLSLTTGVLAVAMLVAGAVSDAWGRKSVMTVSLLASSVLVLATAAVHDWHLLLVLRTLLGLTLSGLPAVAMTYLSEEMHPESIGLGMGLYISGNAIGGMGGRLVAGVLADFVGWRAGVGAVGAIGLLAGLVFWRSLPPSRHFTVQPFEWRVLRERFVGAFRDAGLPWLFAEGFLLLGAFVTVYNFIGYRLLAPPYGLSQAVVGLIFSVYLIGTFSSAWMGHLAGKLGRRKVLWTAFALMLGGVLLTLTSPLILIVLGIVAITFGFFGGHSIASSWVGRRAGAAKAQASSMYLFSYYMGSSLAGAGGGLFYASRGWNGVAAFVGVLVLGGLLIAWRLRGLVPLPGPPSKGDEPPLAEV
- a CDS encoding ectonucleotide pyrophosphatase/phosphodiesterase, with translation MKFLFRLLLCSVAAFSAGCATQPPAPPAAQVAAKPAPAPLLLISIDGFRTDYLQRGFTPTLAALAREGVRAQAMQPSFPSLTFPNHYTIVTGLRPDHHGLVNNTMSDPELGGFSLSNRKAAGDGRWWAEGTPIWESAGRQGLKTATMFWPGSEAAIHDYRPNHWLPYDGSVTPDQRVDQVLGWLDLPAGERPTFLTLYFDDVDHAGHSYGPDSKQVNEAMTKVDAALARLVDGLKQRGLFDRINLIVVSDHGMANVAAKHNVMVDKLIPLDHVQVVSLGVLAGFNPKDGHDFAKIEAKLEKPQKHMQCWDKTRIPARFVYGSNPRVPQLVCLADVGWRIATTESLAKRLKNGGKLSLGEHGYDNTDPTMQALFVAHGPAFRQGEMLPAISNVDVYPLMTHLLGVTPVKNDGDYEAIKGALKVEVQ
- a CDS encoding methylated-DNA--[protein]-cysteine S-methyltransferase: MNTAASIWYDELATPIGRLRLVADTQGLREVWFETGRHRKLLQPDWILAPERLAEPRRQLEEYFAGARTHFDLKLHPVGTPFQRAVWEELGRIPYGVTISYAELARRIGQPLAVRAVGAANGRNPIPIVLPCHRVIGSNGSLTGFGGGLPTKRFLLSMEDRVARGDLFALP
- a CDS encoding AlkA N-terminal domain-containing protein; translation: MSALPDPSAALSDRLCEQARLSRDARFDGLFFTAVTSTRIYCRPVCPAPSPKAENVRYYASAAAAEAAGFRPCLRCRPELSPGNDSWQRGDHVIARALKLMEQGALEDDSLDAVAQRIGIGARQLRRVFVERLGAPPISVHTTRRLLFAKQLLTETDMSVTDVALASGFRSLRRFNAAFQQANRMPPRDMRRHPAKAIGGALVLRLGYRPPYDFEAILAFLRTRSLPGVEQVDAHSYARVFGPADAPGWLRLSAWPGGEHALKLELLCPRPAQMLGIVTRLRRMFDLDADPRAIADVMRASDVLKPLHRRRPGLRLPGGWDGFEIAVRAILGQQVSVAAARTLATRIVQRWGTPVAVPAAPGLERLFPGPEMLVDVDLREVGLTTARANTVQGVALALLDGRIDFRSEQPLDEFVARWVELAGIGEWTAHYMAMRALSHPDAFPAADLILRRVAAGDGPELSTKALTALAEDWRPWRAYAVMHLWRAASDAAERDKTARESRTKERKA